The Peribacillus sp. FSL E2-0218 genome contains a region encoding:
- a CDS encoding SOS response-associated peptidase codes for MCGRFTLFTSMEEIMERFDIQGSFDEDYQFSYNIAPSHSVLSVINDGTRNRLGYLRWGLIPFWAKDEKVGYKMINARAETIAEKASFKNSYKKKRCLIIADSFYEWKKTPERKIPMRIKLKDDAPFGMAGLFETWKSPDGTSIHSCSVITTAPNELMTGIHDRMPVILKRGDEKAWLDLSIHDTGYLQQYLKPFDSEQMEAFEVSTDVNSPKNNSPSLIQQMC; via the coding sequence ATGTGCGGACGGTTCACTCTTTTTACAAGTATGGAAGAAATAATGGAACGCTTCGATATTCAAGGGTCATTCGATGAAGATTATCAATTCAGTTATAATATAGCCCCTTCCCATTCCGTGCTATCCGTCATTAATGATGGAACCAGGAATCGACTTGGATACCTTCGTTGGGGACTCATTCCTTTCTGGGCCAAAGATGAAAAAGTGGGCTATAAAATGATCAATGCCAGGGCGGAAACCATTGCAGAGAAGGCAAGCTTCAAGAATTCTTATAAGAAGAAACGGTGCTTGATCATCGCTGATTCCTTTTATGAGTGGAAGAAGACACCGGAACGAAAAATACCGATGCGAATCAAACTGAAGGATGACGCTCCATTCGGTATGGCCGGTCTGTTCGAAACGTGGAAATCTCCAGATGGCACGAGCATCCATTCATGCTCGGTCATCACCACTGCACCCAATGAGCTGATGACGGGCATCCATGATCGCATGCCCGTCATCCTTAAACGTGGAGATGAAAAAGCTTGGCTGGACCTTTCCATTCATGATACAGGATATCTTCAGCAATACTTAAAGCCCTTCGATTCGGAGCAAATGGAAGCATTTGAGGTATCGACTGATGTGAATTCGCCTAAAAACAACTCGCCAAGCCTCATCCAACAAATGTGCTGA
- a CDS encoding Na+/H+ antiporter NhaC family protein, translating to MSTHNKGNPWALIPFVVFLILFIGSGIVTKDFYSFPVLVAISIAAAVALSMNRKESFNQKVDIFCKGAGDSNIMLMVVIFLLAGAFSEVANGMGAVESTVNLALAVFPQNLLMVGIFIIACFISLSMGTSMGTIVALAPIGVGISEQTDITLALSMAAVIGGAMFGDNLSFISDTTIASVRTQGTKMKDKFKVNFFIVLPAAIVTCVILGILTVGEQAAITQHSYNWVKILPYLCVLITALAGVNVFLVLSFGIVFAGIIGLADGSYKLLDVIQKMGDGMAGMYEISFLAILIAGMVAVIQHNGGIDYLLHVVTQKSKSKKGAEFSIAGLVGLTNLSTANNTISIIIAGPLAKNIAERYGIDPRKSASLLDVFACCVQGLIPYGAQLLVAAGVAKISPISILPYSYYPILIGICGVIAILIGYPRFQAKDIEVKKRAS from the coding sequence ATGAGTACACACAACAAAGGAAATCCGTGGGCACTGATCCCATTTGTCGTTTTTTTGATTTTATTTATAGGCTCAGGAATCGTTACAAAAGATTTTTATTCATTTCCAGTGTTAGTGGCGATTTCCATTGCAGCGGCAGTGGCATTGTCCATGAATCGGAAAGAATCATTCAATCAAAAGGTCGACATTTTTTGTAAAGGAGCAGGGGACTCCAATATCATGTTAATGGTTGTCATATTCCTCTTGGCCGGTGCTTTTTCAGAAGTGGCGAATGGCATGGGGGCAGTTGAATCAACGGTCAACCTTGCCTTAGCGGTCTTTCCGCAAAATCTTTTGATGGTAGGGATTTTCATAATTGCCTGTTTTATTTCTTTATCCATGGGAACAAGCATGGGAACGATCGTAGCGCTTGCACCGATAGGAGTAGGCATTAGTGAGCAAACGGATATAACTCTTGCGCTTTCAATGGCTGCGGTTATCGGCGGTGCCATGTTTGGCGATAACTTATCATTCATTTCCGATACGACGATTGCGTCAGTACGTACGCAGGGGACGAAAATGAAGGATAAGTTTAAAGTGAATTTCTTCATCGTCCTGCCTGCGGCCATCGTCACATGTGTCATTTTGGGAATATTAACGGTAGGTGAGCAGGCGGCCATTACGCAACATTCCTATAATTGGGTGAAAATCCTTCCGTATCTGTGTGTATTGATCACGGCATTGGCAGGTGTCAACGTATTTCTTGTCCTATCCTTCGGCATCGTGTTTGCCGGTATTATCGGTTTAGCGGATGGAAGTTATAAGTTGCTGGATGTGATCCAAAAAATGGGAGATGGAATGGCTGGCATGTATGAAATCTCGTTCCTGGCGATTTTGATTGCCGGTATGGTAGCGGTCATCCAACATAATGGCGGCATCGATTATTTACTGCATGTCGTCACCCAAAAAAGCAAATCAAAAAAAGGAGCTGAATTCAGCATTGCCGGACTAGTAGGCTTAACAAATCTATCAACGGCAAATAACACGATCTCGATCATCATTGCCGGACCGTTAGCGAAAAACATTGCCGAAAGGTATGGTATCGATCCTCGGAAATCAGCGAGCCTGCTAGACGTTTTTGCCTGTTGTGTCCAAGGATTGATTCCCTATGGCGCACAACTGCTTGTTGCAGCGGGGGTGGCAAAAATTTCGCCAATAAGCATCCTCCCCTATTCATATTACCCGATACTAATTGGAATTTGTGGAGTCATAGCCATCTTGATTGGTTATCCACGATTTCAGGCAAAAGATATCGAAGTAAAAAAACGGGCATCTTAA
- a CDS encoding alanine/glycine:cation symporter family protein, translated as MEFIGNFITETNNFLWSFILIILLIGMGIYFSIRTKFVQFRMAGEMFRLLGEGASAEKKGVTSFQAFCISTASRVGTGNLAGVALAITMGGPGAVFWMWLIALIGSASAFIESTLAQIYKVKDGDAFRGGPAYYMEKALNARWMGITFAVLISLTFGLAFNSVQANTITSAFNESFGIEKWVTAVILAIVTAFIIFGGIKMIAKVSEVIVPIMAGAYVIVALTIIIMNITELPSVLGLIFESAFDGIKEVAGGALGAAMMQGIKRGLFSNEAGMGSAPNAGATADVSHPVKQGLIQSLGVFVDTLVICSSTAFIILFSGLYTSKEVDGIVLTQNALGTALGSWAGVFLAIIVLLFAFSSIVGNYYYGESNIGFINENKVWLNVYRVAVVGMVIFGSLASLKLVWGLADLLMGLMAIINLVAIALLGKIAFAALADYQKQKKSGKNPVFHINNIKGLKNVECWGDPTDNIDDNKEN; from the coding sequence ATGGAGTTTATAGGGAATTTTATTACTGAAACAAATAATTTTTTATGGTCGTTCATTTTGATCATTTTACTGATTGGCATGGGCATTTATTTTTCAATTCGAACTAAATTTGTTCAATTCAGAATGGCAGGGGAAATGTTCAGGCTTTTGGGTGAAGGTGCTTCGGCGGAAAAAAAGGGTGTTACATCTTTTCAAGCTTTTTGCATCAGCACCGCTTCACGGGTAGGAACTGGTAATCTTGCAGGTGTAGCCTTGGCGATTACGATGGGTGGTCCAGGCGCCGTATTCTGGATGTGGCTTATCGCTCTGATTGGGTCTGCTTCTGCGTTCATAGAAAGTACACTTGCCCAAATCTATAAAGTCAAGGATGGGGACGCTTTCCGTGGAGGTCCTGCGTATTATATGGAAAAAGCTTTGAATGCACGGTGGATGGGCATCACATTCGCAGTATTAATTTCGCTTACATTTGGACTTGCGTTCAACTCGGTACAAGCCAATACGATCACAAGCGCATTCAATGAATCATTTGGCATTGAAAAGTGGGTTACTGCAGTCATTCTGGCTATCGTGACGGCGTTCATCATTTTTGGTGGCATCAAAATGATTGCAAAAGTATCTGAAGTCATTGTCCCGATCATGGCCGGAGCATATGTAATCGTGGCATTAACAATAATCATCATGAATATAACCGAATTGCCCAGTGTTTTAGGGCTAATCTTTGAAAGTGCATTTGATGGTATAAAAGAAGTGGCTGGCGGAGCCTTGGGAGCTGCCATGATGCAGGGAATAAAGAGGGGGCTATTTTCCAATGAAGCTGGGATGGGCAGTGCACCCAATGCTGGTGCAACCGCAGATGTCAGTCATCCCGTCAAGCAAGGGTTGATTCAGTCTCTTGGCGTATTTGTAGATACGCTCGTCATCTGCAGTTCGACCGCCTTTATCATTTTGTTTTCAGGTCTTTATACCTCGAAAGAAGTGGATGGCATTGTTCTTACCCAAAATGCACTTGGTACGGCATTGGGTTCATGGGCTGGCGTTTTCCTTGCCATCATTGTTTTGTTATTTGCTTTTAGCTCCATTGTGGGAAACTATTATTATGGAGAATCGAACATTGGATTCATCAATGAGAATAAAGTTTGGTTGAATGTTTATCGTGTCGCAGTCGTAGGGATGGTAATATTCGGTTCTCTGGCATCACTGAAATTGGTGTGGGGTCTAGCTGACTTATTGATGGGGTTAATGGCAATTATCAATTTAGTCGCGATCGCTTTACTTGGAAAGATCGCATTTGCGGCCTTGGCGGATTATCAAAAACAAAAGAAAAGTGGGAAAAATCCTGTCTTCCATATCAATAATATTAAAGGTTTGAAGAATGTGGAATGTTGGGGAGACCCAACAGATAATATAGACGATAATAAGGAAAACTAG
- a CDS encoding YozQ family protein, whose protein sequence is MDNEKSKEESSNIAGKVYDVSDYKRDDTLSSGLTTTHEQVSDVYNAGGITSADRNEKDSENEEKER, encoded by the coding sequence ATGGATAACGAAAAATCAAAAGAGGAATCTTCAAATATTGCTGGAAAAGTGTATGATGTCAGTGATTACAAGCGTGATGACACGTTATCATCTGGTCTTACCACCACCCACGAACAAGTTTCGGATGTGTATAACGCTGGCGGGATAACATCTGCCGATCGAAATGAAAAGGACAGTGAGAACGAAGAAAAAGAAAGGTAA